A window from Phaeocystidibacter marisrubri encodes these proteins:
- a CDS encoding VCBS repeat-containing protein, producing the protein MNSSLKYYISVLGLLPLLLLSNGCSESTSSDEDDPSETESPLFTSKSPSATGLSFYNRLEENIFSHENVLTFENYYNGSGVAAGDLNNDGLPDIYFGSNTSPNALYKNLGNWKFEAVEDPILQATDRWTNGVSMADVNQDGLLDIYIACGGPSIDPEKRRNKLFINEGNFKFREAAAEYGVDDSNWSTHSSFFDYDGDGDLDLFVMNHTTYWGVRIPEVVELMKDTANMLLATNHLYRNDGEAGFTDVTIEAGILAYGYGLGLATTDINNDGLTDIYVANDYSVPDFMYINRGDGTFVDEQKERTRQITYFGMGVDVADLNNDLSPEILVVDMAIDDHYRSKTLMASMNTQLFYYLTENLKLPHQYMFNSLQFNDGTGHFVNVAHQTGLAKSDWSWTALMQDFDGDSYKDIFISNGIRRYPRDNDFRMAMQKAKDENGGSVPNELKEELFAMMPSIPLSNEYYRNRGGDMKFDKLRSAFGNDSAYTYGVAYADFDQDGDLDLVMNNIDDTAFVFENTTVNNFLRLDLRKSENGPSDYNAKAYIKTPLGWQYQELSPIHGYFSSMEPVLYFGVEKENTVEEVWIKWSNGSWSKKENVNVNQTLTLVASAQNMTAAGPDVLNKSSNSLINALSTSNAPITHRHYDEPYNEFAAEILLPHSQGRLGPSAAVGDANGDGLDDLYLGGGKHQAGALYFQNPDGSFDLAPVQPWTEDFRSEDMGALFFDFDNDGDQDLYVCSGGGSEMLQYDASVLTDRLYENTGNGEFTRNSSVLPNWSSSTKVVTAADIDNDGDLDLFVGGRTSPAAYPTIPASKLLINENGVYKDKTIEYFGTYKLGMIAAAEWADFNGDDKLDLVLAGEWMPISLYLQGENTFEESGASYGLSNTEGWWHSLLIDDFNGDGTPDIIAGNLGENNKFHPSLEHPLFLFANNFDGERNIDIVLAKEYHDKLVPVRGRECSSQQMPFLKDKFPQYADFASASLEEIYGKEMLDEALQFRAVTFSSTAFMSSSDGYEAQKLPFQAQLSPVNAFIAMDLNADGRKDLMGVGNHYITEPETPRYDAGSGFILLHNEDGSWTYTPSGLYCPNDAKDLKLIRRKVAPPLLVVPNNADTTQFFELQLSSTTKDS; encoded by the coding sequence ATGAACTCCAGCTTGAAATATTACATTTCGGTGCTAGGGCTACTTCCCCTATTGCTATTGTCGAATGGGTGTTCTGAAAGCACGTCTTCAGATGAAGATGATCCTTCAGAAACGGAATCCCCGCTCTTTACTTCAAAGAGTCCTTCAGCAACAGGGTTATCGTTCTACAACAGGCTAGAAGAGAACATCTTCTCCCATGAGAATGTGCTCACGTTTGAGAACTATTACAACGGCAGTGGTGTAGCGGCAGGTGATCTCAATAACGATGGTTTGCCAGACATTTACTTTGGCTCAAACACCAGCCCGAATGCCCTCTACAAAAACCTGGGCAATTGGAAATTTGAAGCCGTTGAAGATCCCATTCTACAAGCTACAGATCGTTGGACAAACGGTGTGAGTATGGCGGATGTCAATCAAGATGGTCTTCTCGATATTTACATTGCTTGTGGTGGACCTTCTATCGACCCAGAAAAGCGCAGAAATAAGCTTTTCATCAACGAAGGCAACTTCAAATTTAGAGAAGCAGCTGCTGAATACGGCGTGGATGATTCCAATTGGTCTACGCACTCTTCCTTCTTTGACTATGACGGTGATGGCGACCTCGACCTCTTTGTGATGAATCACACCACATATTGGGGCGTTCGTATTCCAGAAGTGGTTGAGTTAATGAAAGACACGGCTAATATGCTTCTGGCTACCAACCACCTCTACCGGAATGATGGCGAAGCAGGCTTCACTGACGTTACCATTGAAGCGGGCATTTTGGCCTACGGATATGGCCTTGGACTCGCTACAACAGACATCAACAATGACGGGCTAACCGACATCTACGTGGCCAATGACTATTCCGTTCCAGATTTCATGTACATCAATCGCGGAGATGGAACTTTTGTAGATGAACAAAAGGAACGCACACGTCAAATCACCTACTTCGGTATGGGCGTGGATGTAGCAGATTTGAACAATGACCTGAGTCCAGAGATTTTGGTGGTAGATATGGCCATTGACGATCACTACCGCAGTAAAACGCTCATGGCTAGTATGAATACTCAGTTGTTCTACTACCTCACCGAAAACTTGAAGCTCCCTCATCAATACATGTTCAACAGCCTTCAATTCAATGATGGTACTGGACATTTTGTGAATGTGGCTCACCAAACGGGTCTTGCAAAAAGCGATTGGTCTTGGACAGCACTCATGCAGGATTTTGATGGGGATTCATACAAGGACATTTTCATCAGCAATGGCATTCGTAGATATCCTCGCGACAACGACTTCCGCATGGCTATGCAAAAGGCCAAAGACGAAAACGGAGGGTCTGTTCCAAACGAGTTGAAGGAAGAACTCTTCGCTATGATGCCAAGTATTCCACTTTCTAACGAATACTACCGCAATAGAGGCGGCGATATGAAGTTCGATAAACTCCGTTCGGCTTTTGGCAACGACTCAGCCTATACCTACGGGGTAGCTTATGCCGACTTTGACCAAGATGGCGACCTCGACTTGGTGATGAACAACATTGACGATACGGCTTTCGTCTTTGAGAACACGACGGTGAATAACTTCCTCCGACTGGATCTTAGAAAGAGTGAAAACGGTCCAAGTGACTACAATGCCAAAGCCTATATCAAAACGCCATTAGGATGGCAGTATCAAGAGTTGTCTCCTATTCACGGATACTTCTCTTCGATGGAGCCCGTTCTTTACTTTGGCGTTGAAAAAGAGAACACTGTAGAAGAAGTTTGGATTAAATGGTCAAACGGCAGTTGGAGCAAGAAGGAGAATGTGAATGTCAATCAAACGCTCACGTTAGTAGCTTCTGCTCAAAACATGACAGCGGCGGGTCCAGATGTCTTGAACAAGTCGAGTAATTCACTCATCAACGCCCTTTCTACCTCAAACGCACCTATTACCCATCGCCATTACGACGAACCCTACAATGAGTTCGCTGCAGAGATTCTGTTGCCGCATTCGCAAGGTAGACTTGGTCCATCTGCGGCTGTGGGTGATGCTAACGGCGATGGACTTGATGATTTATACCTAGGTGGAGGTAAGCACCAAGCAGGCGCGTTGTACTTCCAAAACCCAGATGGAAGTTTTGACCTAGCTCCAGTTCAACCATGGACAGAAGATTTCCGATCTGAAGACATGGGAGCACTGTTCTTTGACTTTGATAACGACGGCGACCAAGACTTGTATGTATGCTCTGGTGGTGGTTCAGAAATGCTGCAATACGATGCATCTGTTCTCACCGACCGATTGTATGAAAATACCGGAAATGGTGAGTTCACCCGCAATAGCAGCGTACTTCCGAATTGGTCGAGCAGTACCAAAGTGGTTACCGCGGCCGACATCGACAACGATGGTGATTTAGACCTCTTTGTAGGAGGACGAACGTCTCCTGCGGCATATCCAACCATTCCTGCATCTAAGCTCCTCATCAATGAGAATGGAGTTTATAAGGATAAAACCATTGAGTACTTCGGAACCTATAAACTGGGCATGATTGCCGCAGCAGAGTGGGCAGACTTTAATGGCGATGACAAACTCGACTTAGTTCTAGCCGGTGAATGGATGCCAATCAGTTTATACCTACAAGGTGAAAACACGTTTGAAGAATCTGGCGCCAGCTACGGTTTATCGAATACTGAAGGATGGTGGCACAGTTTGTTGATTGATGATTTCAACGGCGATGGCACACCTGACATCATTGCTGGAAATCTGGGAGAGAACAACAAATTCCACCCAAGTCTAGAGCATCCTCTCTTCTTGTTTGCCAATAACTTTGATGGAGAGCGAAACATTGATATCGTTCTTGCCAAAGAATACCATGACAAACTTGTACCCGTACGAGGTAGAGAGTGTTCGTCTCAACAAATGCCTTTCCTGAAAGATAAGTTTCCACAGTATGCCGATTTTGCTTCGGCTTCACTTGAAGAAATTTACGGCAAAGAAATGTTGGATGAAGCCCTTCAGTTTAGAGCAGTTACTTTCAGCTCTACGGCATTTATGAGCAGCAGTGATGGATACGAAGCCCAGAAGCTTCCATTCCAAGCTCAGCTATCACCTGTGAATGCCTTCATTGCAATGGATCTAAACGCAGATGGTCGAAAAGACTTGATGGGTGTAGGTAACCATTACATCACAGAACCAGAGACCCCTCGATACGATGCAGGATCTGGCTTCATCCTACTTCACAACGAGGATGGCAGTTGGACGTACACCCCTAGTGGATTGTACTGTCCAAATGATGCGAAAGACCTAAAACTCATTCGCAGAAAAGTTGCCCCTCCTCTATTGGTGGTTCCGAACAATGCGGACACCACCCAATTCTTCGAATTACAGTTAAGCTCAACAACCAAAGACTCCTAA
- a CDS encoding HYR domain-containing protein: MKTNLLMNNTRTSFVGVFLTVFALLFSYKGEAQCTTPSPGEVSIEIVMRSVSFSTEMYWTMSDSTTNTQLASVSSGTYPTNLTVYDGSYLPQHLLCVPIDQTLKLDAFDSFGDGWNNGELIVRYNESKDTIFQYSMPNTGGAGSGGQTTVYFPVPEPPTYIHICNGDVAPPFNNLDSISGGSGNFMITWEQSMDKVNWSSAPGDNDSLSYQLPGQQFDTKYFRRKVVDLTCGDSAYSNVITLSVPDSLKIDSADVQNVACYGTHDGQLQAYVSGGRPPYIYSWNTGDSTAVIDSLDAGVYTLTVTDRTGCSFVDSFEVTQPAPLAMNITLQKSVDCPGFSDGELLAVPVNGVPPFTYLWSNGDTTAVADSISAGTYYVTMTDSLGCQGLDTIVVTDFDTVKPTVIAQDVTVYLDNNGAASVTSAMVDNGSNDLCGILKTTVTDSIFDCSHLGANPRYFIVEDINGNIDSASFIVTVVDTITPIARTKNTTLYLNANGVAVLNPVSVDAGSSDNCLITLSSSQDTFTCVDKGLQLRNLTVTDLSGNSATESFFVDVKDTISPTLVARTITVQLGATGQASISASQLDGGSTDNCSNLFFYSASKTSFNCSDLGVNSVTLTITDQNSNSTTGVATVIVEDNLNPSAQAQNLTVYLDANGLANITAAQANNGSTDNCSIDSMWVSQMDFTCDDLGSNSVSFTVSDTEGNTNTTNFIVSVRDTISPIATAQGLTIYLDGNGQASITTSMINNGSTDNCSISTITLDQMNFTCADLGTNTVNLTVSDASGNSSSASVTVTVMDTVSPIAMAQNLTISLNASGQASVTPAMLNNGSTDNCTISTITLSQSDFDCSDIGANTVVVTVTDNSNNQSTATAIVTVQDNIAPTVVTQNHTVYLDATGSATVAPSDIDNGSMDNCGIETYATDITLLDCADLGQNLVMLSVTDSSGNTASASAIVTVVDTVTPTLNNTPANITAYADAGQCGTIVQWPTITAIDNCNSTNIISSSINGSLFSLGVTTVTVTANDPSGNSTTASFTVTVLDTISPMISNLPTNIQVVPNAGTCDAVATWSTPTATDNCGTPTLTSSYASGATFPVGTTTVTYTATDAAGNTRTRSFVVTVTDIVAPVIANVPANITVGSSTTSCGNVVNYPAATATDNCSSASLAYSHPSGTTFPVGTTTVTITATDGANNTSTATFNVTVVDDVKPVPTFVPASDTVGICNANYTYAPIAGTDNCGNVVVTQTSGLPSGSIFPAGITENVFRIRDNAGNDTIVRFTIVVVPGGQPSIPGLLEICENDPAVDITLGQSSLVWTGPGVVNGNTFDPQAAGAGRHQLNYTFTDDYNCTVSGSISVTVLPIPTKPVIIQLGTTTLGVQGTYTTYQWYRNGQIIPGAVNPTYSYNVGGNYQVMVGNSSGCMNYGDGRVVGTSGGGIGIEELDITTVEVYPNPTDGLVNIKVNADQSTDLQIELVSLGGQVLYNERSMTTANGLISLDFSHLPAATYILRISNDASVSNHRVIIK; this comes from the coding sequence ATGAAGACCAACTTATTAATGAATAACACGAGGACCTCCTTCGTCGGTGTATTTCTCACCGTATTCGCCCTCTTGTTCAGCTACAAGGGTGAGGCTCAGTGCACCACTCCTAGCCCCGGAGAAGTATCGATCGAAATCGTTATGCGTTCGGTGAGTTTCTCTACCGAAATGTACTGGACTATGAGTGACAGTACCACGAATACACAACTTGCATCCGTGTCTAGTGGTACATACCCAACCAATTTAACGGTCTACGACGGGAGCTACCTTCCTCAACATCTGCTTTGTGTTCCCATTGATCAAACGCTAAAACTGGATGCCTTCGATTCCTTCGGAGATGGATGGAATAATGGTGAGCTCATCGTGAGGTACAATGAGTCTAAGGACACGATCTTCCAATATAGTATGCCGAACACTGGTGGAGCTGGTAGTGGTGGACAAACAACGGTGTATTTCCCGGTTCCTGAACCCCCTACGTACATCCATATTTGTAACGGAGACGTTGCTCCTCCATTTAACAACCTCGATTCCATTTCAGGTGGTTCTGGTAATTTCATGATTACTTGGGAACAATCTATGGATAAGGTGAATTGGAGTTCAGCTCCTGGCGACAATGACAGCTTGAGTTATCAACTACCTGGTCAGCAGTTTGATACCAAATATTTTAGGAGAAAGGTTGTTGACCTCACTTGTGGAGATAGCGCATACAGTAATGTTATTACATTGTCTGTTCCTGACTCTCTCAAAATCGATTCAGCAGACGTTCAGAATGTTGCTTGTTATGGAACCCATGACGGGCAGTTGCAAGCCTACGTGAGTGGTGGCCGACCGCCATATATCTACTCTTGGAATACTGGAGACAGTACTGCTGTCATCGACTCCTTAGACGCGGGTGTTTATACCCTTACTGTTACCGATAGGACAGGATGTTCGTTTGTAGACTCCTTCGAAGTAACACAACCTGCGCCGCTGGCCATGAACATTACATTGCAAAAATCAGTGGATTGTCCAGGTTTCTCGGATGGCGAATTACTCGCGGTACCTGTTAACGGCGTACCTCCTTTCACTTACTTGTGGTCGAATGGGGATACAACCGCTGTAGCGGATAGCATCTCAGCAGGTACGTATTATGTAACTATGACCGACAGCTTGGGCTGTCAAGGATTGGATACCATTGTGGTTACCGATTTCGACACCGTTAAACCAACGGTCATTGCTCAAGACGTTACCGTATACCTCGACAACAATGGCGCTGCTTCCGTAACCAGTGCAATGGTAGACAATGGATCAAATGATCTTTGTGGTATTCTGAAAACAACTGTTACGGATTCCATTTTCGATTGTTCTCATTTGGGAGCCAATCCTAGATATTTCATTGTAGAAGACATAAATGGAAACATAGACAGCGCATCCTTTATCGTAACCGTAGTGGATACCATTACTCCGATAGCGAGAACAAAGAATACAACACTCTACTTGAATGCCAATGGTGTAGCTGTACTCAACCCAGTATCAGTAGATGCTGGAAGTTCAGACAACTGTCTGATCACATTGAGCTCTAGCCAAGACACCTTCACTTGTGTGGACAAAGGATTGCAATTGCGCAACCTTACGGTAACCGACCTAAGTGGAAATAGTGCAACAGAAAGTTTCTTTGTGGATGTAAAAGATACCATTAGTCCTACACTCGTTGCTCGTACCATTACAGTGCAATTGGGCGCAACGGGACAAGCGAGCATTTCGGCATCTCAACTAGATGGAGGAAGTACTGATAACTGTTCTAACCTCTTCTTCTACTCTGCATCTAAGACTAGCTTTAACTGTTCCGATTTGGGAGTGAACTCAGTGACACTTACCATCACCGATCAAAACTCTAATTCAACCACAGGCGTAGCTACCGTCATTGTTGAAGACAACCTAAATCCATCGGCACAAGCTCAAAACCTTACCGTTTACCTTGATGCGAATGGACTAGCTAACATTACCGCTGCTCAGGCAAACAACGGTAGTACCGACAACTGTTCAATTGACAGCATGTGGGTGTCTCAAATGGATTTCACTTGTGACGACTTGGGTTCGAATAGCGTAAGCTTCACGGTAAGTGATACGGAAGGTAACACGAACACCACAAACTTCATTGTGTCGGTTAGAGATACCATTTCGCCAATTGCCACAGCTCAAGGTCTAACGATCTATCTAGATGGAAACGGTCAGGCTAGCATTACTACTAGCATGATCAACAATGGATCAACGGACAATTGCTCAATCAGCACCATCACGTTGGATCAAATGAACTTCACTTGTGCTGATCTTGGAACGAACACTGTAAACCTTACGGTAAGTGACGCTTCAGGTAACAGTAGCAGTGCAAGCGTAACCGTAACAGTGATGGATACGGTTAGTCCAATTGCCATGGCTCAAAACCTTACCATTAGCTTAAATGCAAGTGGTCAAGCCAGTGTAACGCCAGCAATGTTGAACAACGGCTCAACGGACAACTGTACCATCAGTACAATCACCTTGAGTCAATCTGACTTTGATTGCTCAGATATCGGAGCGAATACTGTAGTAGTTACGGTAACCGACAACAGCAATAATCAGAGTACCGCTACGGCAATCGTTACCGTTCAAGACAACATTGCTCCTACTGTAGTCACTCAGAATCACACGGTGTACTTAGACGCTACGGGTTCAGCGACAGTCGCTCCATCCGACATCGATAACGGAAGCATGGACAACTGTGGGATTGAAACCTATGCCACCGATATTACCTTGCTCGATTGCGCTGACCTAGGTCAGAACCTTGTAATGTTGAGTGTGACAGACAGCTCTGGCAACACAGCAAGCGCAAGTGCAATAGTAACTGTAGTTGATACGGTGACTCCAACGTTGAATAACACCCCTGCGAATATTACTGCTTATGCAGATGCCGGTCAGTGTGGAACCATTGTACAGTGGCCAACCATCACAGCTATCGACAACTGTAACAGCACGAATATCATCAGCAGTTCTATCAATGGAAGCCTGTTCTCCTTGGGTGTAACTACAGTAACGGTTACAGCCAACGATCCAAGTGGTAACTCTACCACTGCGTCCTTCACGGTAACCGTATTGGATACTATCTCTCCAATGATTTCCAACCTACCTACTAACATTCAAGTGGTACCGAACGCTGGTACTTGTGATGCGGTAGCAACATGGTCTACACCAACGGCAACCGATAACTGTGGTACACCAACGTTGACCTCTAGCTATGCTTCAGGTGCTACCTTCCCAGTGGGTACTACAACAGTTACGTACACCGCAACAGATGCCGCTGGCAATACAAGAACACGATCATTTGTCGTAACCGTTACGGATATCGTAGCTCCGGTTATTGCCAATGTACCTGCCAACATCACAGTGGGTAGCTCTACAACTTCTTGTGGCAATGTGGTGAATTACCCTGCAGCTACAGCAACAGACAACTGTTCTTCAGCAAGCTTAGCATACTCACACCCTTCGGGAACTACCTTCCCTGTGGGAACCACCACTGTAACCATAACGGCTACAGATGGCGCGAATAACACAAGCACGGCAACATTCAACGTAACCGTTGTAGATGACGTGAAGCCAGTTCCAACGTTTGTTCCAGCATCTGACACAGTGGGTATTTGTAATGCAAACTACACCTACGCACCAATAGCGGGTACAGACAATTGTGGAAACGTAGTGGTTACACAAACCTCAGGCTTGCCAAGCGGAAGCATCTTCCCGGCGGGTATTACAGAGAACGTATTCCGCATCCGAGATAACGCAGGTAATGATACGATTGTGAGATTCACCATCGTGGTTGTTCCAGGTGGTCAGCCTTCTATCCCAGGTCTACTAGAGATTTGTGAAAACGATCCTGCGGTAGACATTACGCTCGGTCAGTCTTCACTCGTTTGGACCGGACCAGGTGTAGTGAATGGAAACACATTTGACCCTCAAGCAGCAGGAGCTGGTCGTCACCAATTGAATTACACATTCACAGACGACTACAACTGTACAGTAAGTGGAAGCATCTCGGTTACCGTTCTACCTATTCCAACAAAACCAGTTATCATTCAATTGGGAACAACCACATTGGGCGTTCAAGGAACGTATACTACCTACCAGTGGTATCGCAACGGACAGATCATTCCAGGGGCTGTAAATCCAACTTACTCTTACAACGTAGGAGGTAACTATCAAGTAATGGTAGGTAACTCTTCGGGATGTATGAACTACGGCGATGGACGAGTTGTAGGAACTTCTGGTGGTGGTATCGGTATCGAAGAACTCGACATCACAACAGTAGAGGTTTATCCTAACCCAACTGACGGCTTGGTTAACATCAAAGTGAATGCAGATCAGTCAACCGATCTACAGATTGAATTGGTTAGCCTTGGAGGTCAGGTATTGTACAACGAAAGATCTATGACAACAGCGAATGGATTGATCAGTCTCGACTTCAGTCATCTTCCAGCTGCTACCTACATCTTAAGAATCTCGAATGATGCGTCTGTATCCAATCATAGAGTCATCATCAAATAA
- a CDS encoding OmpA family protein, translating into MKKLAVFILLAITGYTVEAQDMRTDNNPGSELKPLTLGIRGMHVYDLPSYRFDGPYSEDMYGMNGDKTSFDLGFELYLEYMFNPFVGVQIDHRRANISGASDVEYYEGTFNLTGVDGIFIWNNLNPSLHNRRWNFLTKVGLGYGSYSSEQFLIKDDSRDQSSSADFWSGRIGLGVQYELSTSWRVDLEVMYNVAYDDGFDGYDEAKGSDTYLTTALGIAYTFGNSEKKPTYQVGYFSEDYLNINGSKDDSTAMANEKKIDSLRTSIAQQEDKITQKSQELDELSAKIDSLEAQSAAPKAVEVNHIAEVYFNFDSSVLTVEAKKSLAMIAQEKPDNIKLVAFADNIGDETYNAELRKRRAEAVKSFLSQFGYEDDQITIEMGETMPIDADNQFLNRKVTLHY; encoded by the coding sequence ATGAAAAAGTTAGCTGTCTTTATTCTTCTTGCTATAACTGGATACACGGTAGAAGCTCAGGACATGAGAACCGACAACAATCCAGGATCTGAACTGAAGCCTCTTACACTAGGCATCCGTGGAATGCATGTATACGACCTTCCTTCGTATCGTTTTGATGGACCTTACTCTGAGGATATGTACGGTATGAATGGAGATAAAACTTCATTCGACCTTGGATTTGAACTCTACCTTGAGTACATGTTCAATCCATTTGTAGGAGTACAAATCGATCACCGCAGAGCGAATATCAGCGGTGCGAGCGATGTGGAGTACTATGAGGGAACTTTCAACCTTACAGGGGTTGATGGAATCTTCATTTGGAATAACCTCAACCCTTCGTTGCACAACCGTCGCTGGAACTTCTTGACCAAAGTAGGTTTGGGTTACGGAAGTTACTCTTCGGAACAGTTCCTCATTAAAGACGATTCTCGCGATCAATCTAGCTCTGCTGATTTTTGGTCGGGTCGCATTGGCTTGGGTGTTCAGTACGAACTGTCTACTTCATGGAGAGTTGATTTGGAAGTGATGTACAACGTGGCCTATGACGATGGTTTTGATGGATATGATGAAGCGAAAGGAAGCGACACTTACCTCACTACTGCTCTAGGTATTGCTTACACCTTTGGAAATTCAGAGAAAAAACCGACCTACCAGGTGGGTTACTTCAGTGAAGACTACCTAAACATCAACGGTAGTAAGGATGACTCTACTGCGATGGCGAATGAGAAAAAAATTGACAGTCTTCGTACTAGCATTGCACAGCAAGAAGACAAGATTACTCAGAAGTCACAGGAGTTAGATGAGCTTTCTGCTAAGATAGACTCACTTGAAGCACAAAGCGCAGCTCCGAAAGCTGTAGAAGTGAATCACATTGCTGAAGTTTATTTCAACTTTGATTCCTCTGTTCTAACGGTTGAGGCGAAGAAGAGCCTAGCGATGATTGCTCAAGAGAAACCAGACAACATTAAGTTGGTTGCTTTTGCCGATAACATCGGAGATGAGACCTACAATGCTGAATTGAGAAAACGTCGTGCAGAGGCCGTAAAAAGCTTCCTAAGTCAGTTTGGATATGAAGACGACCAGATCACCATTGAGATGGGAGAAACCATGCCTATTGACGCTGATAATCAATTCTTGAATCGCAAAGTGACGTTGCACTATTAA